A part of Vicia villosa cultivar HV-30 ecotype Madison, WI unplaced genomic scaffold, Vvil1.0 ctg.001080F_1_1_3, whole genome shotgun sequence genomic DNA contains:
- the LOC131633158 gene encoding uncharacterized protein LOC131633158, whose translation MVLKEAYPDLFFASRLKNVSVAAMGGWLEEEWKWGDLGLPSSVMEDPSLRGLRLSLMSRLENFKGWSVGKDTVVWNSNSEGVFSVSSCYELYENSYIPFGPHPKHVEAFDLVWAMDVPFKIKAFGWRLFHNRLPMKDFLELRGMSLSADDLKCILCGVSKENSDHLFFGCLVVKNIWNEIAFWVGKGAFSVEECFSNFMDWHLFFHSKLVLNRKLDIIWFATTWCLWLVRNGACFRKEA comes from the coding sequence ATGGTTTTGAAAGAGGCTTATCCGGATTTATTTTTTGCATCCCGGCTTAAAAATGTTTCGGTGGCGGCCATGGGAGGGTGGTTGGAGGAGGAATGGAAATGGGGAGATTTAGGCCTTCCCAGTTCCGTGATGGAGGATCCATCTCTTAGGGGGCTTCGGTTGTCCTTAATGAGTCGCTTGGAAAATTTCAAAGGTTGGTCGGTAGGCAAGGATACCGTGGTTTGGAATAGTAATTCCGAGGGGGTTTTTTCGGTATCGTCTTGCTATGAGCTCTATGAAAATTCCTATATTCCTTTTGGTCCCCATCCTAAGCACGTGGAGGCCTTTGATTTAGTGTGGGCTATGGATGTTCCTTTTAAAATAAAGGCGTTTGGTTGGAGGCTATTTCACAATAGGCTTCCTATGAAGGATTTTTTGGAGTTGCGAGGTATGTCTTTGTCCGCGGATGATTTAAAGTGTATACTTTGTGGTGTGAGTAAGGAGAATAGCGATCATTtattttttggttgtttggtggTGAAAAATATTTGGAATGAAATAGCTTTTTGGGTGGGTAAAGGGGCTTTTTCCGTTGAAGAGTGCTTCtcaaattttatggattggcactTGTTTTTTCATAGTAAATTGGTGTTGAATAGAAAGTTGGATATTATTTGGTTTGCTACAACTTGGTGCCTTTGGTTGGTTAGAAATGGCGCTTGTTTTCGCAAAGAGGCTTAG